From Shewanella psychrophila, a single genomic window includes:
- the tusC gene encoding sulfurtransferase complex subunit TusC, with product MKKLMIIFRRAPHGTPHGREALDLALLSASFEQEVSLIFVDEGVLHLLPEQQPEYAGAKDYIATFGALALYDIETVLACQSSLERFGLVNSELTISVEKVTSQNITAQLQVADEVLVF from the coding sequence ATGAAAAAGCTAATGATTATTTTTCGTCGTGCCCCTCACGGTACACCTCATGGCAGAGAAGCCTTAGATCTCGCCTTACTCAGTGCCAGTTTCGAGCAAGAAGTCAGCTTAATTTTTGTCGATGAAGGTGTACTCCATCTGCTCCCGGAGCAGCAACCTGAATATGCCGGAGCAAAAGACTATATCGCGACATTCGGAGCACTAGCGCTATACGATATCGAAACCGTGTTGGCTTGTCAGAGCTCGCTAGAGCGCTTCGGGCTGGTCAATAGTGAGTTAACCATCTCGGTTGAAAAGGTCACGAGTCAGAACATAACAGCCCAGTTACAGGTAGCAGACGAGGTTTTAGTTTTCTAA
- the ald gene encoding alanine dehydrogenase, which yields MIIGVPKEIKNHEYRVGMVPSSVRELTIKGHEVFIETNAGNGIGFTDQDYIDVGASILGTAAEVFAKSEMIVKVKEPQAVERAMLREDQLLFTYLHLAPDLPQTEDLIKSGSVCIAYETVTDDRGTLPLLAPMSEVAGRMSIQAGAMALEKSMGGRGMLLGGVPGVEPAKVVIIGGGMVGTNAAQMAVGLGADVVILDRSIDALRRLNAQFDNRVKAIYSTADAIEKHVLEADLVIGGVLVPGAAAPKLVTKEHIAKMKPGSAIVDVAIDQGGCIETSHATTHQDPTYIVDDVVHYCVANMPGAVARTSTFALNNATLPYIIKLANLGYRKALLQDKHLLNGLNVMHGKITCKEVAEALNLEFVEPKILLS from the coding sequence ATGATAATTGGTGTACCTAAAGAAATCAAAAACCACGAGTATCGTGTTGGTATGGTCCCTTCAAGTGTACGTGAATTGACTATTAAAGGTCATGAGGTATTCATTGAAACTAACGCTGGAAACGGAATTGGTTTTACAGATCAAGATTATATCGATGTTGGGGCATCTATATTAGGCACTGCTGCCGAAGTGTTTGCCAAGTCAGAAATGATCGTAAAAGTGAAAGAACCACAAGCAGTAGAACGTGCGATGTTGCGTGAAGATCAACTGTTATTCACTTACTTACATCTGGCACCAGATCTCCCACAAACTGAAGACTTAATCAAAAGTGGATCAGTTTGTATCGCCTATGAAACAGTCACCGATGACCGGGGCACCCTTCCCCTACTTGCACCTATGTCAGAAGTCGCAGGTCGTATGTCTATCCAAGCCGGTGCTATGGCCTTGGAAAAATCTATGGGTGGACGTGGCATGCTACTTGGCGGCGTACCTGGTGTTGAACCAGCTAAAGTCGTCATCATAGGTGGTGGCATGGTGGGGACTAACGCGGCTCAAATGGCTGTAGGACTTGGCGCCGATGTCGTTATCTTAGACCGCAGCATAGATGCATTACGTCGTCTTAATGCTCAGTTTGATAATCGCGTTAAGGCCATCTATTCTACTGCCGATGCCATCGAAAAGCATGTATTGGAAGCCGATCTTGTGATTGGTGGTGTACTGGTTCCTGGCGCGGCGGCGCCTAAGCTTGTGACTAAAGAACATATCGCTAAAATGAAGCCTGGCTCTGCAATCGTCGATGTTGCCATCGATCAAGGTGGTTGTATTGAGACATCACATGCAACCACACACCAAGACCCAACTTATATCGTCGATGATGTGGTTCATTACTGTGTGGCTAACATGCCCGGCGCTGTTGCACGTACTTCAACGTTTGCACTTAATAATGCCACATTGCCGTACATCATTAAGCTTGCCAATCTTGGTTATAGAAAAGCTCTACTCCAGGATAAGCATCTCCTTAATGGCCTAAACGTCATGCACGGTAAGATCACCTGTAAAGAAGTAGCCGAAGCATTAAACTTAGAGTTCGTCGAGCCAAAGATCTTACTCAGCTAA
- the lrp gene encoding leucine-responsive transcriptional regulator Lrp: MLNNKKSPIKDLDRIDRNILNELQTDGRISNVELSKRVGLSPTPCLERVKRLEKQGYINGYTALVNPHFLGASLLVFVEITLNRDSSEVFDKFNRAVQLLDDIQECHLVSGDFDYLLKTRVSDMSAYRRLLGETLLKLPSVSDTRTYVVMEEVKQTNKVAINVTAETL; encoded by the coding sequence ATGCTTAATAATAAAAAAAGTCCTATAAAAGACTTAGATCGTATAGATCGAAACATACTTAATGAGTTACAGACAGATGGACGCATTTCTAATGTTGAACTGTCTAAACGAGTAGGTTTAAGCCCCACACCTTGCCTTGAGAGAGTTAAAAGACTTGAGAAGCAGGGGTATATCAATGGATATACTGCATTAGTGAATCCCCATTTCTTGGGTGCTTCATTGCTGGTGTTTGTGGAAATTACACTGAATCGTGATAGTTCCGAAGTATTTGATAAATTTAATCGTGCAGTTCAGTTGTTGGACGACATTCAAGAATGTCATCTAGTGTCTGGCGATTTCGACTACTTGTTGAAAACACGTGTATCAGATATGTCGGCTTATCGACGCTTATTAGGTGAAACTTTACTCAAGTTGCCCTCGGTTTCTGACACTCGTACTTACGTTGTGATGGAAGAAGTTAAGCAAACCAATAAAGTTGCAATCAACGTTACAGCCGAAACTTTATAG
- the lolA gene encoding outer membrane lipoprotein chaperone LolA — protein MRKSITLLAMALPLMASQFAVADESPALRAKLEQVATLKANFSQVVTDINNKQIQKGNGVFALAYPNQFYWHLTEPDESLIVADGTDVWIYNPFAEQVSVMDLNQAITASPIALLVHRDEATWAQYSVSLKGECFDIKPKSVDAGVESVKVCFKDKTLTQMVLEDQQGNVSSFELSDQTPITDAEKSLFKFTLPDDVDIDDQRLNAVN, from the coding sequence ATGAGAAAAAGTATAACTTTATTGGCAATGGCACTGCCCTTGATGGCATCACAGTTTGCCGTTGCCGATGAATCGCCCGCATTGAGAGCCAAATTAGAACAAGTGGCGACACTTAAAGCAAACTTCAGTCAAGTCGTGACAGACATTAATAATAAACAGATTCAAAAAGGCAATGGCGTGTTTGCTTTAGCTTACCCGAATCAGTTTTACTGGCATCTTACTGAACCTGACGAGTCGCTGATTGTCGCTGATGGTACCGATGTGTGGATCTATAACCCATTTGCCGAGCAGGTCTCTGTGATGGATCTTAATCAAGCGATCACGGCGTCGCCCATCGCTCTGCTCGTTCATAGAGATGAAGCAACTTGGGCGCAGTATTCAGTGAGCCTGAAAGGCGAATGTTTCGATATAAAACCTAAGAGTGTCGATGCCGGTGTCGAGTCGGTCAAGGTCTGTTTTAAAGACAAGACCTTGACTCAGATGGTGCTAGAAGATCAGCAGGGCAATGTCAGTTCATTTGAGTTATCTGATCAGACTCCCATCACTGATGCAGAGAAGTCATTATTTAAGTTTACCCTGCCTGATGATGTTGATATTGACGATCAACGCTTAAATGCCGTTAATTAA
- the crcB gene encoding fluoride efflux transporter CrcB, which yields MNNILFVALGGSIGAVFRYLISIFMVQLFGSAFPFGTLLVNILGSFMMGIIYALGEVSEVSPEIKAMVGVGLLGALTTFSTFSNETLLLIQSGAWLKAFFNITLNLCLCIFMVYLGQQLVFSRI from the coding sequence ATGAATAATATTCTATTTGTTGCCCTGGGGGGATCGATTGGTGCAGTTTTTCGTTATCTGATCTCAATTTTCATGGTTCAGCTATTTGGCTCTGCATTTCCTTTTGGTACACTGTTAGTCAATATCCTGGGCTCCTTTATGATGGGCATTATTTATGCTTTGGGCGAGGTCAGTGAAGTCAGTCCTGAAATTAAAGCTATGGTTGGTGTAGGTCTGTTAGGCGCACTCACCACATTTTCAACTTTTTCCAACGAAACTCTGTTACTCATTCAGAGTGGGGCTTGGTTAAAGGCATTTTTTAATATCACTCTGAACCTTTGCCTGTGTATATTCATGGTCTATTTGGGACAGCAGTTGGTTTTTTCTCGCATTTAA
- the serS gene encoding serine--tRNA ligase: MLDPKFLRNELEVTAERLATRGFILDVDRLSKLEEKRKSLQMATEELQASRNAISKSIGQAKAKGEDVAPIMAKVGDLGAELDAKKSELSGLLAELSAIAMSVPNLPDESAPLGADESENVEIRRWGTPKEFNFEVKDHVDLGEALGGLDFKNAVKLTGSRFIIMKGQIARMHRALAQFMLDLHTDEHGYTETYVPLLVNEDSLLGTGQLPKFGEDLFHTQPATEEGQGLSLIPTAEVPLTNIARDTIIDEDELPLKFTAHTPCFRSEAGSYGRDTRGLIRQHQFDKVELVQLVKPEDSMAALDALTGHAETVLQKLDLPYRTVILCTGDMGFGASKTYDIEVWLPAQNTYREISSCSNMQDFQARRMQARYKAKSAKKPALLHTLNGSGLAVGRTLVAVLENYQNADGSITVPEVLRPYMNGLEKIG; this comes from the coding sequence ATGTTAGATCCAAAATTTTTGCGTAACGAATTAGAAGTCACGGCTGAGCGTTTGGCCACCCGAGGTTTTATTCTGGATGTTGACCGTCTCAGTAAGTTAGAGGAAAAGCGTAAGTCATTGCAAATGGCTACCGAAGAACTGCAAGCGTCCCGTAACGCTATCTCGAAATCAATCGGTCAGGCGAAAGCAAAGGGTGAAGATGTTGCGCCTATCATGGCTAAAGTGGGCGATCTTGGTGCTGAATTGGATGCAAAAAAATCTGAGTTATCAGGACTATTAGCAGAACTTAGCGCCATCGCAATGAGCGTGCCTAATTTACCCGACGAGTCAGCCCCTTTGGGCGCAGACGAGAGTGAGAACGTCGAAATTCGTCGCTGGGGTACACCTAAAGAATTCAATTTTGAAGTCAAAGATCATGTGGATCTTGGTGAGGCACTCGGTGGCTTAGATTTCAAGAATGCGGTTAAATTAACCGGTTCTCGTTTCATCATCATGAAAGGTCAGATTGCTCGTATGCATCGTGCACTGGCTCAGTTCATGTTAGATTTACACACAGATGAACACGGTTATACAGAGACTTATGTCCCTTTACTGGTTAACGAAGACAGCTTGTTAGGTACGGGGCAGTTACCGAAATTTGGTGAAGACCTATTCCACACTCAACCTGCTACAGAAGAAGGCCAGGGTCTTAGCCTTATCCCAACGGCTGAAGTTCCATTGACCAATATCGCTCGTGATACCATCATAGATGAAGATGAGCTGCCGCTTAAGTTCACCGCTCATACGCCTTGTTTCAGAAGTGAGGCAGGCTCATATGGCCGTGATACTCGTGGTCTTATTCGTCAGCACCAATTTGATAAAGTCGAGCTAGTTCAGCTGGTCAAGCCTGAAGATTCGATGGCTGCGCTAGATGCATTAACGGGTCATGCCGAGACTGTGCTGCAGAAGTTGGATCTTCCATACCGCACCGTTATTCTTTGTACCGGTGATATGGGCTTTGGCGCGAGCAAGACCTATGACATCGAAGTCTGGTTGCCGGCTCAGAATACCTATAGAGAGATTTCATCTTGTAGCAATATGCAAGATTTTCAGGCCCGTCGTATGCAAGCTCGTTACAAGGCAAAGTCAGCTAAGAAACCTGCATTATTGCATACCTTAAATGGCTCTGGACTCGCAGTTGGTCGTACTTTAGTCGCAGTGCTTGAAAACTATCAGAATGCAGACGGCAGTATCACAGTGCCAGAAGTGTTGCGTCCGTATATGAATGGACTCGAAAAAATAGGCTAA
- the trxB gene encoding thioredoxin-disulfide reductase, which translates to MSQVRHCELLILGSGPAGYTAAVYAARANLKPVLITGIQQGGQLTTTTEVENWPGDADDLTGPALMERMQKHAEKFDTEIIFDHINEVDLNVRPFKLKGDNGEFTCDALIISTGASAMYLGLDSEEAFKGKGVSACATCDGFFYRNQKVAVVGGGNTAVEEALYLSNIASEVHLIHRRDTFRSEKILTKRLMDKVENGNIILHLDNTLDEVLGDEMGVTGLKMKSTKDGACKELELMGVFIAIGHSPNTGMFEGQLEMNHGYIKVQSGLNGNATQASIDGVFAAGDVMDQHYRQAITSAGTGCMAALDAERYLDALK; encoded by the coding sequence ATGAGTCAAGTTAGACACTGTGAACTGTTGATTTTAGGTTCAGGCCCGGCGGGCTACACTGCTGCAGTATATGCCGCTCGCGCAAACCTGAAGCCTGTATTAATAACAGGTATACAGCAAGGTGGTCAGCTTACGACCACAACAGAAGTTGAGAATTGGCCAGGCGATGCCGACGATCTTACCGGTCCGGCATTAATGGAACGTATGCAGAAGCACGCCGAGAAATTTGATACTGAAATCATTTTTGACCATATTAATGAAGTCGATCTCAATGTTCGTCCATTCAAATTAAAGGGCGACAACGGTGAGTTCACCTGTGATGCACTCATCATCTCAACAGGTGCTTCAGCCATGTACCTTGGTTTAGACTCTGAAGAAGCCTTCAAGGGCAAAGGTGTTTCTGCCTGTGCAACCTGTGATGGTTTCTTCTACCGCAACCAAAAGGTTGCCGTTGTCGGTGGTGGCAATACCGCCGTTGAAGAGGCACTTTACCTCAGTAACATCGCCTCTGAAGTTCACCTTATTCATCGCCGAGATACATTCCGCAGTGAAAAAATCTTAACCAAGCGCCTCATGGATAAAGTTGAGAATGGAAACATTATTCTTCACTTAGACAACACATTAGATGAAGTCCTTGGTGATGAAATGGGCGTAACCGGCCTTAAGATGAAGAGCACTAAAGATGGTGCTTGCAAAGAGCTTGAATTAATGGGCGTTTTCATCGCCATTGGTCACAGCCCAAATACCGGCATGTTCGAAGGTCAATTAGAGATGAACCATGGCTACATCAAGGTGCAAAGTGGTCTCAATGGCAACGCCACTCAAGCCAGCATCGACGGTGTTTTTGCTGCAGGTGACGTGATGGATCAGCACTATCGTCAAGCTATCACTTCGGCCGGTACAGGTTGTATGGCAGCACTCGACGCCGAACGTTACTTAGATGCGCTGAAGTAA
- the tusB gene encoding sulfurtransferase complex subunit TusB: protein MILHHIQTSPNQDNALSCALNYGGQTDSFLLSGNGVYATLEAKWKVALQGRQVFLLKSDVEARGLTLQLSDYTCIDHKEFVQQALIHKKVITW, encoded by the coding sequence ATGATCTTACACCATATACAAACTTCACCGAATCAAGACAATGCATTAAGCTGTGCCCTTAACTATGGCGGTCAAACTGACAGTTTTTTACTCTCAGGCAATGGCGTTTATGCCACCTTAGAAGCTAAATGGAAAGTTGCGCTGCAAGGTAGGCAGGTTTTCTTGCTAAAAAGCGACGTAGAGGCTCGTGGACTCACTCTGCAACTCAGTGACTACACATGTATCGATCATAAAGAATTTGTACAACAAGCGTTAATTCATAAAAAGGTGATCACCTGGTGA
- a CDS encoding DNA translocase FtsK has product MAKGNSVKTLSGVQRLLEGSLILCCMLATYILLSLSSFDSSDPGWSQSNFEGDIQNVTGAVGAWMADVLFYFFGYTAYIIPIIVALTGWLLFKRTHKLLEIDYFSVGLRLIGFLLIVFSLAALGSMNVNDIYDFSAGGVSGDVIRDAMLPYFNQLGTTLLLLCFVGAGFTLLTGISWLTVIDLTGHGAIWIFNLLRGLPERVKSRTSETEDTRGFMSVFDKFKEKRALRAERVEWHDNSEAQDGFDYKDLEQASNDIQETKFEARTQLPSMEAEGVIEMPSADANTDDTIDFGTKASTGAVNQAQRQEQGSAKSQVQESAKIVDGIVVLPGQDVEQAKKPVTPLPCITLLDVPNRKTNPISREELEQVGALVEVKLADFNIVAKVIGIFPGPVVTRFELDLAPGVKASKITNLSKDLARSLLAESVRVVEVIPGKAYVGLELPNKFRETVFMRDVLDSKEFSENESHLSMVLGQDIAGDPVVVDLGKMPHLLVAGTTGSGKSVGVNVMITSLLYKSGPDDVRFIMIDPKMLELSVYEGIPHLLCEVVTDMKEAANSLRWCVGEMERRYKLMSALGVRNLKGYNAKIKHAKATGAPLFDPLWKSSDSMEPEAPELEKLPSIVVIVDEFADMMMIVGKKVEELIARIAQKARAAGIHLILATQRPSVDVITGLIKANIPTRMAFQVSSRIDSRTILDQQGAETLLGMGDMLYLPPGTSVPIRVHGAFIDDHEVHAVVADWHSRGKPQYIDEIINGSTEGEQVLLPGETSESDDDTDALYDEAVAFVTETRRGSISSVQRKFKIGYNRAARIIEHMESQGVVSSQGHNGNREVLAPPPPKTY; this is encoded by the coding sequence TTGGCTAAGGGAAATAGTGTTAAAACGCTCAGCGGAGTGCAGCGTCTTTTAGAGGGGAGCCTCATCCTATGCTGCATGCTGGCAACATATATACTTCTATCACTCAGTAGTTTTGACTCTTCAGATCCTGGCTGGAGTCAGTCAAATTTCGAGGGTGATATTCAGAATGTCACTGGTGCAGTAGGTGCCTGGATGGCCGATGTCTTGTTCTATTTTTTCGGATATACCGCCTACATTATTCCTATTATCGTGGCATTAACGGGCTGGCTGCTATTTAAACGTACCCATAAGTTATTAGAAATAGATTATTTCTCTGTGGGACTCAGGCTTATTGGCTTTTTGTTGATCGTATTCAGCTTAGCGGCTTTAGGCAGCATGAATGTCAATGATATCTATGATTTCTCTGCCGGTGGTGTATCGGGTGATGTGATCCGTGATGCCATGTTGCCTTATTTTAATCAGCTAGGCACGACACTCTTGTTACTCTGCTTCGTTGGTGCAGGCTTTACACTCTTAACGGGGATCAGCTGGCTAACGGTTATCGATCTTACCGGACACGGTGCCATCTGGATTTTTAATCTATTACGTGGATTACCCGAGCGCGTTAAAAGCCGAACTTCTGAGACTGAAGACACTCGAGGCTTTATGTCTGTGTTCGATAAGTTTAAAGAAAAGCGTGCCCTGAGAGCTGAGCGTGTAGAGTGGCATGATAATAGCGAGGCTCAGGATGGCTTTGATTATAAAGATTTAGAACAGGCCAGTAATGACATCCAGGAAACTAAGTTTGAAGCAAGGACACAGCTTCCAAGCATGGAAGCCGAGGGTGTCATTGAAATGCCAAGTGCAGACGCAAATACTGATGATACTATCGATTTCGGTACTAAGGCATCCACTGGCGCAGTTAATCAAGCTCAACGTCAAGAACAAGGTAGCGCAAAAAGCCAAGTACAAGAGTCGGCAAAAATCGTCGATGGTATCGTGGTCCTACCGGGTCAAGATGTAGAACAAGCCAAGAAGCCTGTGACGCCGCTACCGTGTATTACATTACTCGATGTGCCCAATAGGAAGACGAATCCCATTAGTCGTGAAGAATTAGAACAGGTCGGCGCCTTGGTTGAGGTTAAGCTTGCCGATTTTAATATTGTCGCCAAAGTGATAGGCATCTTTCCCGGTCCCGTGGTTACACGCTTCGAACTAGATTTGGCGCCGGGTGTTAAAGCCTCTAAAATCACCAATTTATCGAAAGATTTGGCTCGTTCGTTACTGGCTGAGAGTGTTCGAGTCGTTGAAGTTATTCCAGGGAAAGCCTATGTCGGGCTTGAATTGCCTAATAAGTTCCGCGAAACCGTATTCATGCGGGATGTGCTCGACAGTAAAGAGTTTTCGGAAAATGAGTCACACCTGAGTATGGTGCTTGGTCAAGATATCGCCGGTGATCCTGTGGTCGTAGATCTAGGCAAGATGCCTCACTTGCTGGTTGCTGGTACGACAGGTTCTGGTAAATCTGTCGGCGTTAACGTGATGATCACGAGTTTGCTGTATAAGTCTGGCCCGGATGATGTACGCTTTATCATGATCGATCCTAAAATGTTGGAGCTTTCAGTTTACGAAGGTATTCCGCATTTGTTGTGTGAAGTCGTTACCGACATGAAAGAAGCGGCTAACTCCTTGCGTTGGTGTGTCGGTGAGATGGAGCGCCGATATAAGCTGATGTCTGCCTTAGGTGTACGAAATCTTAAAGGCTATAACGCAAAAATTAAACATGCAAAAGCGACGGGAGCTCCGCTATTTGATCCTTTATGGAAATCATCGGATAGCATGGAACCAGAGGCTCCAGAGCTAGAAAAGTTACCTTCAATCGTGGTCATCGTTGATGAATTTGCCGACATGATGATGATTGTGGGTAAGAAGGTTGAGGAGTTAATTGCACGTATTGCACAGAAGGCCCGCGCCGCAGGGATCCATTTGATTCTCGCCACACAGAGACCTTCGGTGGACGTGATAACCGGACTTATTAAGGCAAACATACCAACGCGAATGGCGTTCCAGGTGTCTAGTCGAATAGATTCTCGTACCATTTTAGATCAACAGGGTGCGGAAACCTTATTGGGTATGGGTGACATGTTATACCTTCCTCCTGGTACCAGTGTACCCATTCGAGTGCATGGTGCCTTTATTGATGATCATGAAGTTCACGCGGTTGTTGCAGATTGGCATAGCCGAGGCAAGCCGCAATATATTGATGAAATTATTAATGGTTCCACCGAAGGAGAGCAGGTGTTGCTGCCAGGTGAGACCAGTGAATCAGATGATGATACCGATGCACTCTATGATGAGGCTGTTGCCTTCGTTACCGAAACACGCAGAGGGTCTATTTCGAGTGTACAGCGTAAATTTAAGATAGGTTACAATCGCGCAGCGCGGATCATTGAACATATGGAATCTCAAGGAGTGGTCAGCTCTCAGGGACATAACGGTAATCGAGAAGTACTGGCGCCACCTCCGCCTAAAACCTATTAG
- a CDS encoding replication-associated recombination protein A, with translation MSSFSFDFAPDFRPLAARMRPEVLEQYIGQSHLLGEGKPLRTALEAGRAHSMLFWGPPGTGKTTLAELVAHYANAHVERISAVTSGVKEIRTAIEHAKNVAESRGQRTLLFVDEVHRFNKSQQDAFLPFIEDGTVIFIGATTENPSFEINNALLSRARVYLIKRLTNDEIIQIVRQALTDDERGLGKRQLNIPDPVAEKLANVCDGDARKALNLIELMSDMIADGESFTEQMIIEVAGQQLAGFDKNGDQFYDLISAVHKSIRGSAPDAALYWFCRMLEGGCDPLYIARRLLAIASEDIGNADPVAMTVALNAWECFHRVGPSEGERALAQAIVYLASAPKSNAVYTAFKAARQLARETGQDAVPEHLRNAPTQLMQDLGYGEGYRYAHDEPNAYASGENYFPQRLAQSRFYYPTEHGFEKRIKAKLEHLAQLDKDSEVKRYE, from the coding sequence GTGTCTAGTTTTAGTTTCGATTTCGCCCCGGATTTCAGACCTTTGGCCGCACGTATGCGGCCCGAAGTGCTGGAACAATATATAGGTCAATCTCACCTGCTAGGTGAGGGCAAGCCGCTTCGAACAGCTCTCGAAGCCGGACGGGCTCATTCGATGTTGTTCTGGGGGCCGCCGGGGACGGGAAAAACGACGCTGGCCGAGCTCGTAGCCCATTATGCCAATGCCCATGTTGAACGTATTTCAGCGGTCACTTCCGGCGTGAAGGAGATCCGCACGGCGATAGAACATGCTAAAAATGTCGCAGAGTCTCGTGGTCAAAGAACCTTACTCTTTGTCGATGAAGTACACAGGTTTAATAAGAGTCAGCAAGATGCTTTTTTACCGTTTATCGAAGATGGAACGGTCATTTTTATCGGCGCGACCACAGAAAACCCCTCATTTGAAATCAATAATGCTCTGTTATCCCGAGCGCGGGTCTATCTGATTAAGAGACTGACTAATGATGAGATAATTCAAATTGTCAGACAGGCATTAACGGATGATGAGCGTGGTCTGGGTAAAAGGCAGCTTAACATACCAGATCCTGTGGCCGAAAAACTGGCCAATGTATGTGATGGTGATGCTCGTAAAGCCCTTAACTTAATTGAATTGATGAGTGACATGATTGCCGATGGTGAGTCATTCACCGAACAGATGATCATCGAAGTTGCCGGTCAACAGCTCGCGGGGTTCGATAAGAATGGCGATCAGTTCTACGATCTCATCTCTGCAGTACATAAATCGATTCGAGGTTCTGCACCCGATGCTGCGCTTTACTGGTTCTGTCGAATGCTAGAAGGGGGCTGCGATCCTCTGTATATTGCACGTAGGCTACTTGCCATAGCTTCTGAAGATATAGGCAATGCCGATCCAGTCGCCATGACTGTTGCACTTAACGCATGGGAATGTTTTCATCGAGTTGGCCCTTCAGAAGGTGAGCGCGCGTTAGCACAAGCCATCGTCTATCTCGCCAGTGCGCCCAAGAGTAACGCTGTGTATACTGCGTTCAAGGCCGCCCGTCAACTGGCGCGAGAAACGGGTCAAGATGCAGTACCTGAGCATCTACGTAACGCACCGACTCAGTTAATGCAAGATCTTGGTTATGGTGAAGGTTACCGCTATGCCCATGATGAACCTAACGCCTATGCCAGTGGGGAGAATTATTTTCCTCAAAGGTTAGCTCAGAGCCGATTTTATTACCCAACAGAACATGGCTTCGAGAAGCGGATCAAGGCCAAATTAGAGCATCTTGCTCAGCTCGATAAAGACAGTGAGGTTAAACGGTATGAATAA
- a CDS encoding TusE/DsrC/DsvC family sulfur relay protein, which yields MNHIDYQDKKIETDPQGYLKQVSDWNEEIAKIIAQDEDIELTTAHWEVIFFVRDFYLEFKTSPAIRVLVKAIGQKLGADKGNSKYLYTLFPIGPAKQATKIAGLPKPAKCI from the coding sequence GTGAACCACATAGATTATCAAGACAAAAAAATAGAGACAGACCCTCAAGGATACCTTAAGCAGGTCAGTGATTGGAATGAAGAGATTGCCAAGATTATCGCCCAGGATGAGGATATTGAGCTCACCACTGCACACTGGGAAGTGATCTTTTTCGTACGCGACTTCTACTTAGAGTTTAAGACCAGTCCAGCGATTCGAGTATTGGTCAAGGCCATCGGCCAAAAGCTAGGCGCTGATAAAGGTAACTCCAAATACCTGTACACCCTATTTCCGATTGGACCGGCGAAACAAGCGACTAAGATAGCGGGTCTGCCAAAACCAGCAAAGTGTATATAA